In one Halichondria panicea chromosome 4, odHalPani1.1, whole genome shotgun sequence genomic region, the following are encoded:
- the LOC135335102 gene encoding uncharacterized protein LOC135335102, with product MGNRNSSINTPSFLMAQKVEKPMSNFVDKLIEFGEDKVKEALDHMTSEAEVPNPPVTSKPIKQILKNYKSWELHELGLGRGVNGTEPRPWVNKVSFQVREAKMSEDDLSEGDSNLIGTNEGGMLRDYVEEVTSIKDQSAKMDLSITVLKTPVSVGVGADLSRTWTNTQKAIGRRVLNTTIAFQQLFDESDDKLARYVLECSDIKRDEKWIDALAEMSDHDCTKCFERFLGRYNITHYVSAITLGASMFVVETESHYQRTISSHGKLEYEPIASLEASATFSKKLKRSSKDIRYIGKFSKQDMSTVEKEAVISVQLQPITTLIQNERLRKNLEEVLKLYIQKQKQKTVGPYYISCNDAKIYLRGEETNGHAHVYGVKDKERASKFYIILTDDGEHAHEFYIGWKSDDTDGTMRYLCAPVSVSGSNAGPLCLESQGKKLNSLFSINNQLTKPFFRLRSDENVNPKDWFNGQDSYLIRCTRRMFRVDGFLAVRSETETGGNTYRTITKRDASGHDNEDIHMAFRIHQTIQEDESVSRPDSAGSSISRRESDEVTQQLLNN from the exons ATGGGGAATAGAAACTCAAGCAT AAACACGCCATCATTTTTAATGGCGCAAAAGGTGGAAAAACCTATGTCGAACTTTGTGGACAAATTAATCGAATTCGGAGAAGACAAAGTGAAGGAAGCACTGGATCATATGACGTCAGAAGCTGAAGTACCAAACCCACCAGTtacaag CAAACCAATTAAGCAAATTCTGAAGAACTATAAGAGCTGGGAGTTACATGAGCTTGGTCTTGGCCGTGGTGTCAATGGTACTGAGCCACGACCATGGGTCAACAAGGTGTCTTTCCAAGTCAGAGAAGCTAAAATGAGCGAAGATGACTTGAGCGAAGGAGACTCGAACTTGATCGGTACTAACGAAGGGGGAATGCTCCGCGACTATGTGGAGGAGGTGACAAGCATTAAAGATCAAAGTGCGAAGATGGACCTGAGTATCACTGTGCTTAAAACTCCTGTTAGTGTGGGCGTGGGTGCTGATCTGTCTCGGACCTGGACAAACACGCAGAAAGCTATCGGAAGACGAGTTCTCAATACTACCATTGCATTCCAGCAACTGTTTGACGAATCCGATGATAAACTGGCTCGGTACGTACTGGAGTGCTCAGATATCAAGAGAGATGAGAAATGGATTGACGCTCTAGCAGAAATGAGTGACCACGATTGTACGAAATGTTTTGAGCGATTCCTGGGAAGGTACAACATCACCCACTACGTTAGTGCAATCACACTAGGTGCTAGTATGTTCGTTGTCGAGACTGAATCCCATTATCAACGAACCATCAGTTCCCATGGCAAGCTGGAGTACGAACCTATTGCGAGTCTTGAAGCTTCAGCTACTTTCAGCAAAAAGCTCAAACGCAGCTCCAAGGATATCAGGTACATTGGGAAGTTTTCTAAACAAGACATGAGCACTGTAGAAAAGGAAGCAGTAATCAGTGTTCAGCTCCAACCGATTACAACTCTGATTCAAAATGAACGCCTCAGGAAAAATTTGGAGGAAGTTCTGAAACTGTACATACAGAAGCAAAAGCAAAAAACAG TTGGACCATACTATATCTCCTGCAACGATGCAAAAATCTACCTGAGAGGTGAGGAGACCAATGGACATGCTCATGTGTACGGAGTAAAAGACAAGGAGAGAGCATCAAAGTTCTACATCATTCTCACTGATGATGGGGAACATGCACACGAGTTCTACATTGGCTGGAAATCAGATGATACAGATGGTACAATGCGGTACCTCTGTGCACCTGTGTCGGTCTCTGGTTCCAACGCTGGACCTCTCTGCCTTGAAAGTCAAGGAAAGAAGCTCAACAGTCTCTTCTCAATCAACAACCAACTCACAAAGCCTTTCTTTAGGCTGAGAAGTGATGAAAATGTCAATCCAAAAGACTGGTTTAATGGACAAGACTCATATTTGATTCGTTGCACAAGGAGAATGTTTCGCGTGGATGGTTTCCTGGCAGTTCGGAGTGAGACTGAAACTGGGGGCAACACATATCGGACGATCACTAAGCGAGATGCATCTGGCCATGACAATGAGGATATCCACATGGCATTTCGAATTCATCAGACAATTCAAGAAGATGAAAGTGTGAGCAGACCAGACAGTGCTGGTAGCTCAATTTCAAGGAGAGAGAGTGATGAAGTTACCCAGCAACTtcttaataattaa